The Deltaproteobacteria bacterium genomic interval GGCGGTGCGGTGCATATCCTGGGTGCGAATCTGCACCTCGATGCGCTCTCCGTACGGACCGATCACCGTGGTGTGGAGAGATTGATACAGGTTCGCTTTGGGCAGCGCGATATAATCCTTAAAGCGCCCGGGCACCGGCCGCCAATGGCTGTGCACGACGCCCAGCGCTTCATAGCATTCCCGTACCGAGGCGACCAAAATGCGAAACGCGACCAAGTCGTAAATCTGATCGAACAGTAGATTTTGCGTTTGCATTTTTTGGTAGATCGAATAGAAATGTTTCGGTCGCCCGTAGATTTCCGCCGTGATTTCCGCTTCCGTGAGCTTTTGCTGCAAAATGCCGATCACTTCGGCGATATAGCGCTCACGTTCCGCCTTTTTCTTTGCCACGGCCTGTTTGAGTTGCGCATAGACTTCGGGGTGCAGTGCGCGCAGGGCGTTATCTTCGAGGTCGCTTTTGATCCAATAGATGCCCAGACGATGGGCGAGGGGCGCGTAGATTTCCAGGGTCTCTTCGGCGATTTCCCGCTGCTTTTCCTCGGAGAGATACGCGAGCGTGCGCATGTTGTGGGTGCGATCCGCCAGCTTCACGAGAATCACGCGAATGTCTTGCGCCATAGCGACGATCATCTTGCGAAAATTCTCGGCTTGTCGTTCCTCGCGGGTCTTAAAGTTAATTTTGCTGATTTTGGTGACGCCGTCGACGAGCGCGGCAATTTCGGGTCCGAACTCTTTCTTGACTTGATCGAGACTGGCGAGCGTGTCCTCTACCGTGTCATGGAGGAGACCGGTGACAATGCTCGGGACATCGAGCTTCATGTCGGAGATGATCTTGGCAACTTCGAGCGGGTGGACGAAGTAGGGTTCGCCCGAGAGTCGAGTTTGTCCTTGGTGCATACGCTCCGAGAAATGATAGGCTTTCTCGATGAGCGCCGTTTGCGCGTCAGCATTGTAGCAGCGCACTTTCTCGACAAGTGTTTCTAGAGTCATAGTGCGCCTGTTCCTGACTGAGCGCGGAGCGCTTGGGTAAGCAAAGGGGAAGAAGAATCCGTGTGGCGAGAGACACGGGCACGTTCCGCCTGGATGATGGCGAAGAGGAGCGTCACGGCGTGGTCGAGGTGATCGTTCACAAGGAAATAATCGTACGCGCCCAACGCCGAAGTTTCCTCTTGCGCGCGTTGGAGGCGGCGGGCGATGACCTCTGCCGGTTCTGTCCCGCGTGATCGGAGACGGGTTTCCAACTCTTCCCAGGACGGTGGGAGCACGAAAATGGACACTGCCTCGGGATACGCCGCCTTCACTTGGCGCGCGCCCTGGACGTCGATGTCGAGGAGAAAATCTTGCCCACCTGCCAGTGCCTCATCGAGCGGGGATCGTGGCGTGCCATACAAGAAGCCATGCACCTGTGCCCATTCGGCAAAAGCGCCGGTCGCGCGCAGCTGGTGAAACCGGGCATTGTCCACGAAATGGTAGTCGTGGCCGTCCTGCTCGCCAGCGCGTGGCTTCCGCGTCGTATAGGAGACGGAAACGCGGAGGTCTGGTAAACGTTCGAGAATCCGCCGGGAAAGCGTCGTTTTCCCGGCTCCGGAAGGGGCCGAGAGGATGAACAAGACGCCGCGCCGCGTGAAGGTGAAAACCGAAGTGTCGATGTCGTCAGGCATGTCACTCTATATTCTGCACCTGTTCTCGCATTTTTTCTACTTCTTCTTTGGCGTCCACGACGGTATGGCGTATCGCGACATCATCCGACTTGGCTCCGATGGTGTTAATTTCTCGTTGCACTTCTTGCAATAAGAACTCGAAGCGTTTGCCGACCGGCTCGGGCGAGCGCACCAAGTCGCCGAGCGCTTTGAGGTGGCTGTGCAGACGGACGACTTCTTCGGTAATGTCGCTCTTTTGTGTTAGAGCGACAATTTCCTGCAAGACGCGGCTCTGTTCGATGCCCAGACCTTGGAGCAGTGCTGCGACACGTTCGTGCAGTCGTTGCCGTCCAGCGTCTTGCGCCACGCGGCTGCGTTCCAAGATCGCGCGGCGGTTTTTCTCTAGGGCGGCGAGCCGAGCGCGAAAATCCTGCTGAAGAAACTTGCCTTCTTTCCGTCGTTGACGTTCGATTGCGGTCACGGCTCCGGCGAGCGCGGCTTTCGCTGCCGTGATTTCGTCGGCAATGTCGTACGGTTGTTCGATTACTTGAAAGAGGTCTTGGCGGGTCGTCAGAAAAGACAGCTCGCTATTGCCCTTGAGATCTAACGTGCTGGATAAACGTTCGAGGGCGGTGTGATATGCGCGTGCCAGCTCGAGATTGGGTTCGACAGAGTACGCGCGCGCTGCTTTGTCCGCACGGGTGAGAGTCATATCGACTCGTCCGCGTTGCAGCGTCGTTGCTATCAGTTCACGAAACTCGCCTTCCCAGGGCAGAAATTCCCGTGGCAGCGGCATTTTAATTTCAAGAAAGCGGTGGTTTACCGCGCGAAGCTCTACAGTCACTCTTCCCCCGGGAAAAGTGGCCGCACCGCTACCATAGCCAGTCATGCTTTTCATGGAGGATTTTTCTCCGATAGCACCGCTTTCAATTCGTGCGGATGCACGGTTGCGGTGCCAACTTTACCGACGACCACGCCCGCCGCGTGATTCGCCAAAATGGTGGCTTCTTCCAACGTCGCTCCGGCACCGAGCGCCAAAGCACACACGGCTAGGACCGTATCGCCGGCACCGGTGACATCGAAGACTTCCCTCGCTGTGGCTGGAAAATGGCGGGGATGCGTTCCTCTCCTGAACAGGCTCATGCCCTCTTCTCCTCGTGAAACCAGGACGGCTTCTGTTTGCCACAGGTCGAGCAGATGAGTCCCGGCTTTGTGCAGGTTCGGCTGGCTCCCTAGCGCCATCCCAGTGGCGAGCGCGGCTTCCGATAGGTTTGGCTTGACGAGGCTTGCGCCTTGGTAATAGGTGAAATTGCGTTGCTTCGGGTCGATGAGGTAGAGGAACCCGTGCTGTTGGCGGAGTTCGGCTAACAACGAGAGGAGCGCGACATCGATTGCGCCTTTGCCATAGTCTGACACAACCACCACATCGAATTGGTCGATGTGGCGGCGAATGAAAGCATGGAGCCGGGTACTGACGCGGGGATCGAGATCCTCTTGTTCGCGATCAAGCCTGACCACTTGTTGATGATGGGCGATGATGCGGGTCTTACTCGTCGTCTGTGTCGATTGCGTCGTCAGCATGCCAGCTGAGCTGGCACCGAGCGCCACGATTTCCTCTCGTAAGCGTTTTCCTGCTGCGTCTTTTCCGACCACGCCACATGTGGTCACTTGGCCCCCGAGAGCGCGGATATTGGCGACGACATTCGCCGCGCCGCCTGGATGGACGCTTTCTCTGGTGACTTGGACGATGGGGATCGGCGCTTCTGGAGAGATACGCTGTACGCGACCCCAAATGTAATGATCGAGCATGAGGTCGCCGATCACGAGGACGCGGACGCGAGCGAAACGGCTCACGAGATGAGTGAGAGCGATGCGAGACCTCACGGTTTTTGTGAAAATTGGGCGTATCCGAGGAATAGTGGAGTGCTTAAACTCATAGCG includes:
- a CDS encoding YicC family protein — protein: MKSMTGYGSGAATFPGGRVTVELRAVNHRFLEIKMPLPREFLPWEGEFRELIATTLQRGRVDMTLTRADKAARAYSVEPNLELARAYHTALERLSSTLDLKGNSELSFLTTRQDLFQVIEQPYDIADEITAAKAALAGAVTAIERQRRKEGKFLQQDFRARLAALEKNRRAILERSRVAQDAGRQRLHERVAALLQGLGIEQSRVLQEIVALTQKSDITEEVVRLHSHLKALGDLVRSPEPVGKRFEFLLQEVQREINTIGAKSDDVAIRHTVVDAKEEVEKMREQVQNIE
- the gmk gene encoding guanylate kinase; this translates as MPDDIDTSVFTFTRRGVLFILSAPSGAGKTTLSRRILERLPDLRVSVSYTTRKPRAGEQDGHDYHFVDNARFHQLRATGAFAEWAQVHGFLYGTPRSPLDEALAGGQDFLLDIDVQGARQVKAAYPEAVSIFVLPPSWEELETRLRSRGTEPAEVIARRLQRAQEETSALGAYDYFLVNDHLDHAVTLLFAIIQAERARVSRHTDSSSPLLTQALRAQSGTGAL
- the rfaE1 gene encoding D-glycero-beta-D-manno-heptose-7-phosphate kinase, with the translated sequence MRSRIALTHLVSRFARVRVLVIGDLMLDHYIWGRVQRISPEAPIPIVQVTRESVHPGGAANVVANIRALGGQVTTCGVVGKDAAGKRLREEIVALGASSAGMLTTQSTQTTSKTRIIAHHQQVVRLDREQEDLDPRVSTRLHAFIRRHIDQFDVVVVSDYGKGAIDVALLSLLAELRQQHGFLYLIDPKQRNFTYYQGASLVKPNLSEAALATGMALGSQPNLHKAGTHLLDLWQTEAVLVSRGEEGMSLFRRGTHPRHFPATAREVFDVTGAGDTVLAVCALALGAGATLEEATILANHAAGVVVGKVGTATVHPHELKAVLSEKNPP